Genomic segment of Paenibacillus sp. FSL R5-0912:
GTATCTGCTTATCCGTGACCTGCATCTGCTGAACACCCCTTGGGTAATGATCATTAACGGGGCAATAAGTGTTTTCAATCTCATTATTACAAGAACTTTCTTTGAAAGCTCAATCCCGGAAGAGCTTTACGAGGCGGCTACACTGGACGGATGCTCACATTTTCGCTATTTTATCTCTGTTGTGATTCCACTGTCCAAAGCGGTGATTTCCGTGATCACACTCTATTATATGGTGGGACACTGGAATGACTTCTTTAACGCGCTGCTCTATATTAATACCGATAGTCTTCAGCCTCTGCAGATTATTTTGCGCAACATTCTGCTGTCTAATCAGGCCTTTGCAGGCGGAGCAGGGTCAGGCGCCGGGGCGGGAGCCGGCAGCTATGCCCAGCAGTTTGCGGATCAGATTAAATACGCTGTAATCATCGTTTCCACGGTTCCGGTGCTGATGATCTATCCGTTTATTCAAAAATATTTTGAAAAAGGTGTAATGATCGGCGCCGTGAAGGGCTAAGTCAGAAATGTGAAGGGCTGCTTTTTTCAATCCGGGAGGGAGGCTTATATGAAAAAAAGTCTTGAACTGCCGGCTTTCAAAGGTGTACCGGTATCACGGGATATGAAGGAAATACTGACGCATGGCAGCAGGGAGTTCCGCATGAGTGCGCATATGACAAAGGTGCATCCGATGAACAATCTTGTGCTGTATTCACATTGGCATGAGGAACTGGAACTGCTCGTTATGGTCAAAGGCTCTGCAAAGTTTCACGTCGGGCAGGAGAAGTTTGTTGTTCAGAGCGGGGAAATTGTCTTTATTCAGCCGAACCTGCTGCATTCCGCGATCCGGCTGCAGCAGGAGGAGATCGTTTTTTATGCGGTGCTGGTACACTTCAATTTTCTCTCCAGTCTGGAGAATGATCAGATTCAACAGCAATATATTCTTCCCTTGTTCCTGAACAACAGTCGCTATCCCGTCTTGATCATGCGCGAAATGGAGGCAGAACTTCGTCTTATTCCTCTATTGGAGGAAGTATGTGATATTTACCAGCAGGAGCCTCACGCCTTTGAGATGCTGGTTAAGGCCAAGCTGTTTGAGGTATTGTACCGTCTGGAGAAGTGTGCTGCCGAGTTCAGCAGACCAGCGTTGCCCGGACAGTCACGCGGGGGCAACAGCTCCCTCTTGGCCAAAAAAACGCTGGCCTATGTCCAGCAGAATTACAGCAAACGGATCACACTTACAGAAATGGCGCGGCAGGTCAATATGAGCCCGTCTTACTTCTGCCGCTTTATGAAGAAGCAATTTGATCTTACTCCCCTGGAGTTTCTGAATGAATACCGGATATCGGAAGCCGTTGGTCTGATGGAGACGACGGATAAAAAAATCATGGAGATTGCCGAAATGACAGGCTTCAGCAATGTCAACCGATTCACGGAGACGTTCAAGAAAATGTATGGCTGCCGGCCGATGGATTACCGGAATTCAATTCGGAATTAGAGTGCAGTTGAAAGCTTGGAGGGAACTGGAGGGAATATGGATATTTTTCAGAGTTCAGACAATCGGCTGATTTGGCAGGGAAACGGGGAGACGTTATGCCTGGAGGCATGGGGCAAGGACAGTCTTCGCGTACGCAGTGCGATGATGGGAGATATTCTTGACACGGATTATGCGCTGCTGGCGCAGGATAATGAAGAAGTGGAGATTGTCATCAACGGGCATGAAGCCTCCATCCGTCATGGTAAGCTTAAGGCCATTCTGCGGTATCACAGCTGGTTCAAGAATTGCCGGATCAGCTTTTATAATCAAGAGGGAACACTGCTTCTGGAGGAATTAGACAACCATGGCAGTCTGAATCTTTCTGCCCGTAAGTTCAAGCCTATCATCGGAGGCGATTTCCGCTTGACTGCAAGCTTTGAATCGAACGCAGCCGAGAAGCTATACGGAATGGGGCAATACCAGCAGGATATTCTGAATATTAAGTACTGCAATCTTGAGCTTGCACACCGGAATTCGCAGGCCAGTGTTCCTTTTGTACTGTCGAGTCTGGGATACGGGTTGCTGTGGCATAATCCGGCTGTCGGCCGGGTCAGCTTCGGCAAGAATGTCACGGAATGGGTGGCGGAAAGCACGAAACAGCTGGATTATTGGATTACTGCAGGAGATGCACCGGCTGACATTGAGGCTAATTATGCAAGCGTTACCGGATTTGTGCCGATGATGCCTGAATATGGGCTTGGGTTCTGGCAGTGCAAGTTGCGGTACTGGAACCAGGAACAGCTCCTGGAAGTGGCCCGTGAGTATAAACGCCGCAGCCTGCCGATTGATGTGATTGTATGCGACTTTTTCCATTGGCCCAAAATGGGGGATTTCCGCTTCGAGGAGGAATTCTTCCCTGATCCGAAGGCGATGGTGGAGGAGCTCAAGCAACTAGGCATTGAGTTAATGGTATCGGTGTGGCCGCAGATTGACCTGCAGAGTGAGAATTTCGAGGAGATGCGCCAGAAGAACCTTCTGGTCAAACCTGAAATGGGGGTTAATATCTGTATGCGTTTTGGCGGTGAGAGCGTATTCTATGATGCGACCAATCCCGAAGCGCGCCGTTATGTCTGGAAGAAGTGCAAAGAAAATTACTATGACAGCGGGATTCAACTCTTCTGGCTCGATGAGGCGGAGCCGGAATACGGGGTATATGATTTTGATAATTACCGCTACCGGATGGGACCCAATGTGCAGGTCGGCAACATATATCCCCAGCTGTTCTCCCGTACCTTCTACGACGGGATGATAGCTGAAGGACAGCGGAATGTGGTTAATCTTGTTCGCTGTGCGTGGGCAGGAAGCCAGCGCTACGGTGCACTGGTCTGGTCCGGCGACATCCATAGCTCGTGGACTGATTTTCGGCGGCAGCTGTGTGCGGGATTGAATATGGGGATCGCAGGCATTCCGTGGTGGACTACAGATATTGGCGGCTTTAGCGGCGGAGACCCTGGCAATGAGAGCTTCCGGGAGCTGCTGGTGCGCTGGTTCCAGTACGGAGCCTTCTGTCCCGTAATGCGTCTGCACGGTGACCGTCAGACAACAGAGAAGGTATACCGCCAAGACGGCTCGGAAGCCCTGTTCACCGGAAACGACAATGAGGTGTGGAGCTTCGGGGAGGAGGTCTATCCGGTTCTCGTGAAGTATATGAATCTTCGTGAAGCCATGCGCCCTTATACCCGCAGCCTGATGCAGGAGGCTCATGAGAAGGGATCACCTGTTATCCGGCCTATGTTCTACGACTTCCCTCAGGAGGAGACCTGCTGGGAGCTGGAGGACCAATATATGTTCGGACCGGATATGCTGGTGGCCCCCGTGCTGGAGGAGGGAGCTTCAAGGCGCAGTGTCTACCTGCCTGCCGGGGCCCGATGGACGGAGCTTCACAGCGGGAGCGTGTATGCAGGCGGGCAGACCCTTGAAGCCGCAGCCCCGCTTGAGATCATTCCGGTCTTTTTGAAGAATGGCGCCTGGGAAGAATTAGTGGGTATGATATAGGGAGGATAAGAAATCTGGGGCGGGCAGTGGCAGAAGTGCAAATATTCACCGTTATGACGAATGAACTTTAGTGTGATCTGAAAAAGCAGTCATTCCGCTTGGGGATGAACTGCTTTTTTTTATTTTATGTACCCAGCTTTTTTAACAATATACTGCTCTACCCAATCAGAATTGCATTTGAAAGAGTAGATTACTATGAGGGTGTTGTGGTTGGAGCGGTAGCAATGGCTTGTGGCGAAAAAGTGGACAGGGGGTAAAGGGCGCATTCATTTCTGATGACAGAATTCAGATTTCATTATAGGAACGGGGGGACTATCCATGGATTTCAGTGCATTGACTGGCCTTTTTGTGAATAACAATGGTTCGGTCGTGCTAAATGTCCTGTTATCTACTGCATTAATCTGGAGTATTAAGCAAATTGCGAACAAAGAGAAAGTGATTCAGAATTACCAGAAACGTGATGAAGAGAACGAAAAGCAGTTGAATGAATATAACCGTACGCTCGTGAAGCTGCTAATCGAGAGAGGCCATGCGGAGAAAAAACCTAAAGATGAGGAGGTCGTCAACAAGTGAAGCTCCTCGATATATTCAGAAAACACGAGGTAAAGCCCTGCCGTGTGGAGCATGAGATAGATACCTTGGGCAAAATTCAGGAAGCGTACGAATCCAATGATCTGGAGAAACTCATTGATCTGCACCGTACCGGCTTAGGTAGAAGGGGAGATGATCTGCATGGAAATTGTTGACTTGACACTAATCACACTGGAAACGATAGCCTTTATGGCTTTTACTGCTTATGTTATCCGTTACCGCAGATATTTTATGGGACGAGGCGCCTTGCGGACGTATAATTTGTATCTCCGGAGTGTATGGGTTACCTACGGGGCTGTAGCACTGCTATGTCTCAATTTGTTGTGGGGACGGCTGAACATCATTCTCGGATATAATACAGACGGCAGCCTATCGGACATCATGAGGGAATATGTCCTGATTCTGACCCTTATAATGCTCGTATTCTCAGGCTGGATGCATAAGGAGCTATGGGATTCCAACCGGCGTGAAGAAAGGACCCGTGCCCGTTCAAGCCAATCAAGCAGACTCAAATAGGCCTGAATTGGCCCAGAGAGGTGCTGATTCACCTCAAAGCTATTCTGGTGCAGGACGAGCTGGCCAACGGACGGGATCTCCCGGGGAAGTATACAGCATTCACAGCGTATTCTGCTCTCGTGAACAAGGAAATTCATATATAATAGGGGAAAAGAGTACAAGGAGGCGGTCTGTTTGACTACTAAAAATACACTCCAGGTGGCCACCTTCGCCGGCGGCTGCTTCTGGTGTATGGTCAAGCCGTTCGACGAGCTGCCGGGTATAGTCTCGGTGGTATCCGGTTACACGGGAGGACATACGGAGAACCCTACCTATGAGGCATTAGGAAGAGAGGCTACAGGGCATAGGGAGGTGGTGCAGATCACCTTTGACCCGGAACGTTTCCCTTATGAACGACTGCTGGACATTTATTGGCAGCTGATTGATCCGACAGACGGCGGCGGGCAATTTATGGACCGGGGGCGTGCGTACGAGGCGGCGATTTTTGTACACAGCGAAGAGCAGCGGCAGAAGGCGGAGCTGTCGAAGGCGGCGCTTCAGGCCAGCAAACGGTTCAAAGCACCGATTGTGACGGAAATTCTGCCGGCAGCAGCCTTCTATCCGGCGGAAGCGGAGCATCAGCATTATTATAGAACTCATCCGCTCGACTATAAGCTGTACCAGAAGGGTTCAGGCCGTGATGATTTC
This window contains:
- a CDS encoding carbohydrate ABC transporter permease, coding for MADRLYTLIVVLVSIAAFLMVAYPLYFIIIASVSNSTMVSQGKVILWPKDINFYGYEQIFKDTRIWQGYFNTIVYTVLGTILNLLVTLPAAYALAHRKFKARRVIMPLFVFTMYFGGGMIPTYLLIRDLHLLNTPWVMIINGAISVFNLIITRTFFESSIPEELYEAATLDGCSHFRYFISVVIPLSKAVISVITLYYMVGHWNDFFNALLYINTDSLQPLQIILRNILLSNQAFAGGAGSGAGAGAGSYAQQFADQIKYAVIIVSTVPVLMIYPFIQKYFEKGVMIGAVKG
- a CDS encoding AraC family transcriptional regulator, whose protein sequence is MKKSLELPAFKGVPVSRDMKEILTHGSREFRMSAHMTKVHPMNNLVLYSHWHEELELLVMVKGSAKFHVGQEKFVVQSGEIVFIQPNLLHSAIRLQQEEIVFYAVLVHFNFLSSLENDQIQQQYILPLFLNNSRYPVLIMREMEAELRLIPLLEEVCDIYQQEPHAFEMLVKAKLFEVLYRLEKCAAEFSRPALPGQSRGGNSSLLAKKTLAYVQQNYSKRITLTEMARQVNMSPSYFCRFMKKQFDLTPLEFLNEYRISEAVGLMETTDKKIMEIAEMTGFSNVNRFTETFKKMYGCRPMDYRNSIRN
- a CDS encoding glycoside hydrolase family 31 protein yields the protein MDIFQSSDNRLIWQGNGETLCLEAWGKDSLRVRSAMMGDILDTDYALLAQDNEEVEIVINGHEASIRHGKLKAILRYHSWFKNCRISFYNQEGTLLLEELDNHGSLNLSARKFKPIIGGDFRLTASFESNAAEKLYGMGQYQQDILNIKYCNLELAHRNSQASVPFVLSSLGYGLLWHNPAVGRVSFGKNVTEWVAESTKQLDYWITAGDAPADIEANYASVTGFVPMMPEYGLGFWQCKLRYWNQEQLLEVAREYKRRSLPIDVIVCDFFHWPKMGDFRFEEEFFPDPKAMVEELKQLGIELMVSVWPQIDLQSENFEEMRQKNLLVKPEMGVNICMRFGGESVFYDATNPEARRYVWKKCKENYYDSGIQLFWLDEAEPEYGVYDFDNYRYRMGPNVQVGNIYPQLFSRTFYDGMIAEGQRNVVNLVRCAWAGSQRYGALVWSGDIHSSWTDFRRQLCAGLNMGIAGIPWWTTDIGGFSGGDPGNESFRELLVRWFQYGAFCPVMRLHGDRQTTEKVYRQDGSEALFTGNDNEVWSFGEEVYPVLVKYMNLREAMRPYTRSLMQEAHEKGSPVIRPMFYDFPQEETCWELEDQYMFGPDMLVAPVLEEGASRRSVYLPAGARWTELHSGSVYAGGQTLEAAAPLEIIPVFLKNGAWEELVGMI
- the msrA gene encoding peptide-methionine (S)-S-oxide reductase MsrA; translated protein: MTTKNTLQVATFAGGCFWCMVKPFDELPGIVSVVSGYTGGHTENPTYEALGREATGHREVVQITFDPERFPYERLLDIYWQLIDPTDGGGQFMDRGRAYEAAIFVHSEEQRQKAELSKAALQASKRFKAPIVTEILPAAAFYPAEAEHQHYYRTHPLDYKLYQKGSGRDDFTELHWNSREDKKQLLNQLTELQYEVSQRKAMEPPYQNEYWNHFGEGIYADIISGDPLFSSTDKFDAGTGWPGFTRPVEEGLIRREADYGSGEVRTVLRSRLSGAYLGDLSYDGPEPAKLHYRVNSAALRFIPKNELAEKGLGRYLELFERESQG